The following proteins are encoded in a genomic region of Paenibacillus sp. FSL R7-0273:
- the icd gene encoding NADP-dependent isocitrate dehydrogenase, which produces MLKLEKYDLPTEGEQITIEDGKLVVPANPIIPFIEGDGTGRDIWKASKRVLDAAVDKAYGGEKKLAWYEVFAGEKAFNTYGEWLPNDTLEAIREYIVAIKGPLTTPIGGGIRSLNVALRQELDLYVCLRPVRYFDGVPSPVKHPELVDMVIFRENTEDIYAGIEYKEGSEEVKKVIEFLKKEMGVNKIRFPETSGIGIKPVSSEGSKRLVRAAVEYAIKHGRKSVTLVHKGNIMKFTEGAFKNWGYEVAEQEFGDKVFTWNQYDVIKEKDGEAAANAAQKEAEAAGKIIIKDAIADIALQQVLTRPTDFDVIATLNLNGDYLSDALAAQIGGIGIAPGANINYVTGHAIFEATHGTAPKYADKDVVNPGSVILSGVMLLEHLGWQEAADLIYKGMTTAINNKTVTYDFARQMEGATELKCSAFADEIIKHL; this is translated from the coding sequence ATGTTGAAACTCGAGAAGTACGATCTGCCGACTGAAGGCGAACAAATTACGATTGAAGATGGCAAGCTGGTGGTTCCTGCTAATCCGATTATTCCGTTTATCGAAGGCGACGGCACAGGGCGCGACATCTGGAAAGCCTCCAAGCGCGTGCTGGATGCAGCTGTAGATAAAGCATACGGCGGCGAGAAGAAGCTGGCCTGGTACGAAGTGTTTGCCGGCGAGAAGGCCTTCAATACATATGGTGAATGGCTGCCGAATGATACGCTGGAAGCAATCCGTGAGTATATCGTAGCGATCAAGGGACCGCTGACAACCCCGATTGGCGGAGGGATCCGCTCTTTGAACGTGGCGCTGCGCCAGGAGCTGGATTTGTACGTGTGCCTGCGTCCTGTACGTTATTTTGACGGCGTGCCTTCACCGGTTAAGCATCCGGAGCTTGTGGATATGGTTATTTTCCGGGAAAACACTGAAGACATCTATGCCGGTATCGAGTACAAGGAAGGCTCTGAGGAAGTTAAAAAAGTAATCGAATTCCTCAAGAAGGAAATGGGCGTTAACAAAATCCGCTTCCCGGAAACCTCCGGTATCGGTATTAAGCCTGTATCCTCCGAAGGCTCCAAGCGTCTGGTGCGTGCTGCAGTTGAATATGCAATCAAGCACGGACGCAAGAGCGTTACCCTAGTGCATAAGGGCAACATCATGAAGTTTACCGAAGGCGCGTTTAAGAACTGGGGATACGAAGTGGCTGAGCAGGAGTTCGGCGACAAGGTGTTTACCTGGAACCAATATGATGTAATTAAAGAGAAGGACGGCGAAGCGGCGGCAAATGCAGCCCAGAAGGAAGCGGAGGCAGCCGGTAAAATCATTATCAAGGATGCTATCGCAGACATCGCGCTGCAGCAGGTGCTGACCCGCCCGACTGACTTCGACGTTATCGCTACACTGAACCTGAACGGGGACTACCTGTCCGACGCACTGGCTGCACAGATCGGCGGTATCGGCATTGCACCGGGAGCGAATATCAACTATGTGACCGGACATGCAATCTTTGAAGCGACTCACGGCACGGCGCCTAAGTACGCTGACAAAGACGTTGTTAACCCGGGATCGGTTATCCTCTCCGGCGTTATGCTGCTTGAGCACCTCGGCTGGCAGGAAGCGGCTGACCTGATCTACAAAGGCATGACTACCGCAATTAACAACAAGACGGTAACCTATGACTTTGCCCGCCAGATGGAAGGCGCGACAGAGCTGAAATGCTCGGCCTTTGCTGACGAAATTATTAAACATCTGTAA
- a CDS encoding S-layer homology domain-containing protein: MRTKGIIALGLGVTLAFNAPSAVNAAEGIKDYEGHWAQKQIESWLQNGWLKGFEDGSVKPDQGISRAEFVTLVNRMWDISEGKSAAFSDLSKSSWAYTEFSKAVSAGYIQGYEGKVHPNALITRQEAAIIISRLMKFEDGSADALAAFTDAGRIAAWSQPKVAAVVNAGAMKGYPDGSFKPDRPMTRAESVALMESFNNLSGGVGDAVVTRAVEFGSSNSSSLRAFKNLTVTASGVKLKNITIQGDLLLKEVTGAGGLTLDNVTVEGRLIIEGSGSDTVYLSNSRLNQIVVQKKSGEVQIIAAGTTEAGQVQVRSGVKLEESEGSGKGFTDIAVSSDLPSGTVVALSGVFNHVKVEAAAAVLKLQKGTLSLLSVAQGASSLQAELEAGTVIARAVLDSAASFTGSGEIQAATVNDGGKGSSFARKPLTVDGSQKESIVTGTGTPVIVAGGGGSGGGSAGGGSNGGGDGGSIEAPAPAVLPVIEGITLAQGSKDVYTNAATAVISFNGLSGAEQAAAHYAGYYFTATAETAPDPANHYIETLPDAKGSYRFSIEPKHLQDYMTVILYDVNNKAIGHQVIKLDLKARYSTLDEPVERFSEGVTITRSLERGFINDRIAIREEFAAQHPEIQYFVYSANTELPYVVDADKDFNVKSLSAQSHYLNGVTDIVYGYSYEDSEDYLAPFYTVKNFEEQYMIIFYDKDMHVTGYYQGPSILTDQQAADTVAFKIDQLPEAEKLTLEHEPAVNWVYRRYSNLTEAQKELVNKANTDKIIALKTAIDKLKLG, encoded by the coding sequence ATGAGAACTAAAGGGATAATAGCGCTAGGGTTGGGAGTTACTCTGGCCTTCAATGCACCGTCGGCAGTCAATGCAGCTGAAGGAATTAAGGACTACGAGGGGCACTGGGCGCAGAAGCAGATTGAAAGCTGGCTGCAGAACGGCTGGCTGAAAGGCTTTGAAGACGGCTCGGTTAAGCCGGATCAGGGGATCTCAAGAGCGGAGTTTGTTACACTGGTCAACCGGATGTGGGACATTAGTGAGGGCAAGTCGGCAGCGTTCAGCGACCTGTCTAAGTCAAGCTGGGCATACACAGAATTCTCCAAAGCGGTGTCAGCCGGTTATATTCAGGGGTATGAAGGGAAGGTTCATCCCAATGCGCTGATTACCCGCCAGGAGGCAGCGATCATAATCAGCAGGCTGATGAAATTCGAGGACGGCTCAGCGGATGCGCTCGCTGCCTTTACCGATGCCGGCCGCATCGCCGCCTGGAGCCAGCCAAAGGTAGCGGCAGTAGTAAATGCCGGAGCGATGAAGGGGTATCCTGACGGCAGCTTCAAGCCTGACCGCCCGATGACAAGAGCGGAGTCTGTGGCATTGATGGAATCGTTCAACAACCTTAGCGGAGGAGTGGGTGATGCCGTTGTCACCCGCGCGGTGGAATTTGGAAGCTCCAATTCCTCTAGTCTCAGGGCTTTTAAAAATCTTACTGTTACCGCATCCGGAGTAAAGCTGAAGAACATAACGATCCAAGGTGATCTGCTTCTGAAGGAAGTGACCGGTGCCGGCGGGCTTACTCTGGATAATGTTACAGTTGAAGGCCGGTTAATCATCGAAGGCAGCGGTTCTGATACTGTATATCTGAGTAATTCCAGACTCAATCAGATTGTTGTCCAGAAAAAGAGCGGCGAGGTTCAGATAATTGCCGCAGGCACAACCGAAGCCGGACAGGTGCAGGTGCGTTCCGGCGTTAAGCTGGAAGAAAGCGAAGGTTCCGGCAAGGGCTTTACTGATATTGCTGTCTCTTCTGATCTGCCTTCAGGAACAGTTGTAGCACTGAGTGGAGTCTTTAATCATGTTAAGGTTGAAGCTGCAGCAGCAGTGTTGAAGCTGCAGAAGGGCACTTTGAGCCTTCTGAGTGTGGCACAAGGGGCCTCGTCTCTTCAAGCGGAGCTGGAAGCAGGAACAGTTATAGCCCGTGCTGTACTTGATTCGGCAGCAAGCTTTACAGGAAGCGGCGAGATTCAGGCGGCAACTGTAAACGATGGCGGTAAAGGCTCTTCTTTCGCCCGGAAGCCTTTAACAGTAGATGGAAGCCAGAAAGAATCAATAGTAACAGGTACGGGAACACCGGTTATTGTTGCTGGCGGAGGAGGCTCGGGCGGCGGTTCTGCAGGAGGCGGCAGTAACGGAGGCGGAGATGGTGGTTCTATTGAAGCGCCCGCTCCAGCGGTTTTGCCGGTCATCGAAGGAATTACCTTGGCTCAAGGCAGTAAAGATGTATATACTAATGCCGCAACTGCGGTCATAAGCTTTAACGGGCTATCCGGAGCTGAGCAGGCGGCAGCGCATTATGCGGGCTACTATTTTACGGCAACTGCTGAGACAGCACCTGATCCGGCTAATCATTATATAGAGACACTGCCTGATGCAAAAGGAAGCTACAGGTTTTCGATTGAGCCAAAGCATCTGCAGGACTATATGACAGTAATTTTGTATGATGTAAATAATAAAGCAATAGGCCATCAGGTAATCAAATTAGATCTGAAGGCCAGGTATTCAACGCTGGATGAGCCGGTTGAGCGTTTCAGTGAAGGAGTCACAATCACCCGAAGCCTTGAGAGAGGCTTTATTAACGACAGAATAGCGATCAGGGAAGAATTTGCAGCACAGCATCCAGAAATTCAATACTTCGTATACTCGGCAAATACCGAGCTGCCTTATGTGGTGGATGCGGATAAGGATTTCAATGTTAAGAGTCTTTCAGCCCAATCTCATTATTTGAATGGGGTAACGGATATCGTATACGGATATTCCTATGAGGACTCTGAAGATTATTTAGCGCCGTTCTATACAGTGAAAAATTTTGAAGAGCAGTATATGATTATTTTCTACGATAAGGATATGCATGTGACC
- the mdh gene encoding malate dehydrogenase — MAIKRYKITVVGAGFTGATTALMLAQKELGNVVLLDIPQLENPTKGKALDMLEAGPVQKFDSQITGTSNYDDAADSDIVIITAGIARKPGMSRDDLVNTNASIVKSVCENIKRVAPESIVIILSNPVDAMTYVAYNALEFPKNRVIGQSGVLDTARYCTFIAQELNVSVEDVRGFVLGGHGDDMVPLVRYSSVGGIPVDKLIPEERIAEIVQRTRVGGGEIVSLLGNGSAYYAPAASLVQMTEAILKDKKRIIPVIALLEGEYGYDNLFMGVPALLGADGIETIYELELTAEEQAALDKSADSVRAVTSAVSV, encoded by the coding sequence GTGGCCATCAAACGTTATAAAATTACTGTCGTAGGCGCCGGTTTTACCGGAGCTACCACAGCACTTATGCTTGCCCAGAAGGAGCTCGGCAACGTCGTGCTGCTCGATATTCCCCAGCTGGAGAATCCGACCAAGGGCAAAGCGCTGGATATGCTTGAGGCAGGTCCGGTCCAGAAGTTTGACAGCCAGATCACCGGCACCTCCAACTACGATGATGCCGCAGATTCGGATATTGTCATTATTACAGCAGGCATTGCCCGCAAGCCGGGAATGAGCCGTGATGATCTGGTGAACACGAATGCCAGCATCGTTAAATCAGTCTGTGAGAACATCAAGCGTGTAGCGCCAGAATCGATTGTTATCATTCTGAGCAATCCGGTTGATGCGATGACCTATGTGGCTTATAATGCCCTTGAATTCCCGAAGAACCGTGTTATTGGTCAATCCGGGGTACTGGATACGGCGCGTTATTGCACCTTTATTGCCCAGGAGCTTAATGTTTCGGTAGAGGATGTGCGCGGCTTTGTCCTCGGCGGACACGGGGATGATATGGTGCCGCTCGTGCGTTATTCCAGTGTAGGCGGCATTCCGGTGGATAAGCTGATTCCCGAGGAACGTATTGCCGAGATCGTGCAGCGTACCCGTGTAGGCGGCGGGGAAATCGTCAGCCTGCTCGGCAACGGCAGCGCTTACTATGCGCCTGCAGCATCTCTTGTACAGATGACGGAAGCGATCCTCAAGGACAAGAAGCGTATTATTCCGGTCATCGCCCTGCTCGAAGGTGAATATGGGTACGACAATCTGTTCATGGGTGTTCCTGCGCTGCTTGGCGCCGATGGTATTGAGACAATCTATGAGCTGGAGCTTACAGCTGAAGAGCAGGCAGCCCTGGATAAATCGGCGGATTCAGTGCGTGCAGTTACGTCCGCTGTCAGTGTCTGA